The nucleotide window GTGAAGGTGAAGGTGAACAAACATATTCGCCTAAACCGGCCAGGACAGCAACATTATGCCGCCGACGCCCGGTCCTGGCAAGGCCCGGAGGCCCCTTCAGAAGGAACCCTGAGGGCTGTGGCCCCCATCCCTGGGCAGCACCTGGGCGAGACCCAGCGAGGCCAGGATCCCCGGCGCAGCCTCCTCGGCCCGCCACAGGGCGGCGATGAGTGACCGGTCCAGCTCCACCGCACGACGGGCGAGGTCGGCTGCCCGCTGCGAGTGCTCCAGACTGGTCTGGTAATCGCCACAGCCATAGGCGCGCACCTGGGCTGCCAGGGCAGCGTCGGCCTCCAGGGCGCATTCGATGGCTGCCAGCAGCAGGCGATGGGCCTCCTCCAGGCCTGCCGGCGGAGACGTCGATTCCAGCGCTCGCCGCAGGGGCTCCAGGGCCTCCCGGCGGCTGGAGGCGAGGAACTCCTCCAGCGACTGGTCGGGGCGTCGTTGCAGGACCGGAGGCCCCTCATCGGCCATGCCGCCGTGCAGGACGGCGTAGGCCCGACGGAAAAGCTCGCCGTAGGCGGCGGGGTCGCTCACAGGGCCATTCTAGCCCGCCCCGGCCGCGCCAGCCTAGGCCGTGGGGGTGGGCCGTGGGCCCGTCTCCAGGGCGAAGGGCGGGTAGGGCTCCACCAGCGAGCCGAGATAGACGAACAGACGCGCCTGCCAGGCCAGCACGCCCCGGAAGAAGCTGGCTATGCCCTCCGAGAAGTTGCCCTGGGTCAGCACCTGGATGGCCGCCACCAGCCACATAACATAGGCCACGAAGTAGAGGATGCCCAGCACCAAGGCGCTGGGAATGGCCAGGAAGAAGCGCAGCAACGCCGACCCCGCGCTGGGGTTGCCGCCCGGTTGCACCTCCAGGGTGACTACCTCTTCGGGCCGCTCGAGGGGTAGCTTGTCGGTGAACATGAACAGATAGGCGTAGAAGGCCATGGCCATGCGTATCCAGCCGGTGAGCTTGGGGGTGTCCTCCTGCAGGAAGCCCTGGGCGCCCTTCTGCGAGATCCAGACGGCGGCCACTATCGGCAGCACGTAGTAGAGGAGCCCCGGCACCCACCCCAGGAACCAGAAGGCCACCACCCGGATGAACACGTGCTTCCGGTCGAACTCCTTCTACAGGGGCACGTCGAAGGTCACGGGATAGCTTCCGTTTATGTCACACCCTCCTCCTGCCCGTCGAGATTAAGGAAATGCTAACGGTTCCTGGTCAGTTTGTCCACCGCTCGGGGACCTTGCCCCCTGTAATACAGGCGATTGGCGAGTTTGGGAAGGTAGGCGTCAGGGCATCGTCGTGCTGATGTGCTGATGCGGCTGGTTTTCAGGCCACCTTCAGATGAGGGAGGATGAAGGGCGCCTCCAGGCCGGCCCGAGGGCTCCCTGCCGCCCATCGCCTTGGTCCGGATGCGGAAGCGGCCAATGGCCTGCTCGGTGAGGCGAGGGTGGTGGGCACCTGGGGATCATGTCGATGGAGGCAGTAGCTGTCCCAGCGCTGCGAGAGGCGCAGGAGCAGGCCCTTGAGCCTCCCCTGGGGGCTGCCCGCTAGGGGGCCGCCCCTCGCCAGCTCCTGCCAGAACGGAAGGGCTTCATGGCCCCATCTGGGGGCCTCTCCCTGAGGATGGCCCTCACCTGGGCAGCAGGGGGGCCCACCCCTCCCCCAGCCCCCTCTCCAGGCGCAGGAGCCCCCTGCTCGCCCAGGGCAGCAGGTGGAAGGAGCAGAGCTGCAGACTACAGCCCTAGCCTCCTGGCCAGGAGGCGGTAGCTGGGAGAGGTCGTCGGTCACCAGCGCCTCCACCCCTAGCCTCTGGAGGAGGGGTGCAGGGGCCAAACTAAAGGGCCTTCGGGTCAGGCTCGTCCACCTCCATCTCCACCACCAGGCCCCTGCCCCTGGTCTTTGCCCAGAAGCCGTCTCGTTCCAGGCAGCGCACCTGCCTCCTCGGGAGCCTCCCCTTCACCTCCCCAAGGAGCGGCAGGACGTCGCCACAAGGGGTCATGGCCGAGGGCTCCAGCCCCAGCTGACAGAGGAGCCTCTGGGC belongs to Dehalococcoidia bacterium and includes:
- a CDS encoding DUF4389 domain-containing protein, which gives rise to MFIRVVAFWFLGWVPGLLYYVLPIVAAVWISQKGAQGFLQEDTPKLTGWIRMAMAFYAYLFMFTDKLPLERPEEVVTLEVQPGGNPSAGSALLRFFLAIPSALVLGILYFVAYVMWLVAAIQVLTQGNFSEGIASFFRGVLAWQARLFVYLGSLVEPYPPFALETGPRPTPTA